One part of the Pseudoliparis swirei isolate HS2019 ecotype Mariana Trench chromosome 6, NWPU_hadal_v1, whole genome shotgun sequence genome encodes these proteins:
- the LOC130195293 gene encoding troponin I, fast skeletal muscle-like: protein MHQQELCKKLQSAIDKIDDERYDFQSKVGKSDQEIDNLKLKVVDLIGVKKPALKRVRMSADAMLKALLGGKHKVTMDLRSNLKQVKKEVKEESTEAGDWRKNIEDKADRKKMFETS, encoded by the exons atgcaTCAACAGGAACTCTGTAAGAAGCTCCAGAGCGCCATCGACAAGATCGACGATGAGAGATACGACTTCCAGTCCAAAGTCGGCAAGAGCGACCAAGAG ATCGACAACCTGAAGCTGAAGGTGGTGGACCTGATCGGCGTGAAGAAGCCGGCCCTGAAGAGAGTCCGCATGTCGGCCGACGCCATGCTGAAGGCCCTGCTGGGGGGGAAGCACAAGGTCACCATGGACCTGAGGTCCAACCTGAAGCAGGTCAAGAAGGAGGtcaaggaggag TCGACGGAGGCCGGTGACTGGCGTAAGAACATCGAGGATAAGGCCGACAGGAAGAAGATGTTCGAGACTTCCTAG